The following are from one region of the Sorghum bicolor cultivar BTx623 chromosome 2, Sorghum_bicolor_NCBIv3, whole genome shotgun sequence genome:
- the LOC8075077 gene encoding heterogeneous nuclear ribonucleoprotein 1 yields the protein MEAAAAVADYGKLFVGGISWETSEDRLRDYFGRFGEVTEAVIMRDRSTGRARGFGFVVFADPAVAERVTMDKHMIDGRMVEAKKAVPRDDHSIVSKSNASSIGSPGPGRTRKIFVGGLPSNVTEADFRRYFEQFGVITDVVVMYDHNTQRPRGFGFITYDSEDAVDKALHKSFHELNGKMVEVKRAVPKEQSPGPVVRSPVGVGQNYAMNRVHSFLNGFNQGYNPNPIGGYGMRVDGRYGLLSGARNGFSSFGPGYGMGMNVEGGMSGTFGASSGFISNSNGRQMGSYFNASSNRLGSPMGYLGLNDVPGSMLSSMSRNVWGNGSLNYPSNPTNMNAFASPGNGGQVGITGDSWGGLPSAHGMGSISSLGSGNLGRGAGDNTFGLPSGSYGRSNSTGTIGEPFSASVNTYEVNNPDTYGSSSIYGGTAWRFASSEVDMPSFGHDIGNVDPTIK from the exons atggaggccgccgccgccgtcgccgactACGGGAAGCTCTTCGTCGGCGGCATCTCGTGGGAGACGAGCGAGGACCGCCTCCGCGACTACTTCGGCCGCTTTGGGGAGGTCACCGAGGCCGTCATCATGCGGGACCGCAGCACGGGCCGCGCCCGCGGCTTCGGCTTCGTCGTCTTCGCTGACCCCGCCGTCGCCGAGCGCGTCACCATGGACAAGCACATGATCGACGGGCGAATG GTGGAGGCGAAGAAGGCGGTCCCCAGGGACGACCACAGCATCGTGAGCAAGAGCAACGCGAGCAGCATAGGGTCGCCGGGGCCTGGACGCACCAGGAAGATCTTTGTCGGAGGCCTGCCCTCGAACGTCACCGAGGCGGACTTCAGGAGGTACTTTGAGCAGTTTGGGGTCATCACTGACGTGGTTGTGATGTACGACCACAACACGCAGAGGCCGAGGGGGTTTGGGTTCATCACCTACGATTCGGAAGACGCCGTGGACAAGGCCCTGCACAAGAGCTTCCATGAGCTGAATGGTAAGATGGTCGAGGTCAAGAGGGCTGTTCCGAAGGAGCAGTCGCCTGGACCTGTCGTGCGCTCGCCTGTGGGAGTGGGGCAGAACTATGCTATGAACAGGGTTCATAGCTTCCTCAACGGCTTCAACCAGGGTTACAACCCAAACCCCATTGGAGGTTATGGCATGAGGGTGGATGGAAGGTATGGCTTGCTTTCAGGTGCACGGAATGGGTTCTCTTCTTTTGGCCCAGGTTATGGGATGGGCATGAATGTCGAAGGCGGGATGAGCGGAACGTTTGGTGCAAGCTCTGGTTTCATCAGCAACTCCAATGGGAGGCAAATGGGTTCTTACTTCAATGCAAGTTCCAACAGGTTGGGTAGCCCTATGGGGTACCTTGGTCTTAATGATGTTCCAGGATCAATGTTGAGCTCCATGTCTAGGAATGTTTGGGGTAATGGGAGTCTAAACTACCCGAGCAATCCTACAAACATGAATGCTTTTGCTTCACCTGGAAATGGGGGTCAAGTCGGTATTACTGGCGACAGTTGGGGAGGTCTCCCTTCTGCTCATGGGATGGGAAGCATTTCAAGCCTTGGGTCAGGGAATCTTGGTCGTGGAGCTGGAGATAATACCTTTGGTTTGCCTTCTGGCAGCTATGGGAGAAGCAACTCAACTGGTACAATTGGTGAGCCTTTTTCTGCATCAGTCAATACGTATGAAGTGAACAACCCAGATACATATGGGAGCAGCTCTATTTATGGTGGCACAGCCTGGAGGTTCGCATCATCTGAGGTTGACATGCCTTCTTTTGGTCATGATATTGGAAATGTTGATCCAACTATCAAATGA
- the LOC8075078 gene encoding uncharacterized protein LOC8075078 yields MIQVYGKDGWFLLEDGSYRVVLDRLLEEQEQQDQKQEAAAAEEASPQNGMEVSCVDCEASNESQSAFERQASPNSSPTLEHVLPLPPAKGPPRARRPCYGWISEESDTESEPEDGEMLSDVARPVVFPKKDVPNPVEMLPPKRKRPSRWDVCPN; encoded by the exons ATGATACAGGTGTACGGGAAAGATGGGTGGTTCTTGCTGGAGGACGGATCATACCGTGTCGTGCTTGAcagactcctggaagaacagGAGCAGCAGGATCAG AAACAAGAAGCAGCAGCTGCAGAAGAGGCATCACCACAAAATGGTATGGAAGTTTCATGTGTGGATTGTGAGGCATCGAATGAATCTCAGTCAGCCTTTGAACGGCAAGCTTCTCCCAACAGTTCACCTACCCTAGAACATGTACTGCCACTGCCTCCAGCCAAAGGACCTCCTCGTGCAAGGCGTCCCTGCTATGGATGGATCAGTGAAGAGTCTGACACTGAGAGTGAACCAGAAGATGGAGAAATGCTTTCTGATGTAGCAAGGCCTGTAGTTTTTCCAAAAAAGGATGTACCAAATCCTGTGGAAATGTTGCCTCCTAAGAGGAAGCGACCAAGTAGATGGGATGTGTGCCCTAACTG A